A region of the Culex quinquefasciatus strain JHB chromosome 1, VPISU_Cqui_1.0_pri_paternal, whole genome shotgun sequence genome:
CTGGATCCACTTGTCCGCCAGGACCGTGATGTGCCACTCGTGCGCGGACACCTTCTCGCTAGCGATTTTGATCAGTTTCTAGAAAGAGAAATTGCATGTTAGTGTTTGAACGGAATTTGCGATTTGCAAAACTCACATTCTCCCTCTCCTGGATGCTGTGCATCCCGATGATGATCGAAGCAAACTTCTTTCCGATTCCCCCAAAAAATCCGGACGGTGGTTTCACCAACCTCGCCACGATCGACTGCCGTCCTGCTTGCGCCGGAATCTGCAGCTGCACCAAACTGCAGGTCGTCGTCACGAGCAGATAATTCCCGCTGCTCAGCCCAACGACCTCCTCGAACTCCTGCCCCTCCAGAATGTTACACTCGTCCATGCTCGACCCGTCGTGGGCAATCGACGGCCAATAGCGCACATCGCCGGCCGGGGAAACGGCCAGACACGACGCCATCTGGTGCCCTTCGGCGATAAACACCGAAATGAGCGTCGCTTTGTGGCCAATGTCGCAGTGTGGCAGCGTCAACTGCCGGCACTGGCTGGCCAGGGCACGCCGCGGCGTCGGAAAGTCCCCGCCAGTTGCCATGGCCGCCTTCGAGTGACTCTCGCGGTACTGCCAGATCAGCAATCGGCGACCGTGCACCAACCAGGCCCACCCATTCTGGCCGTAACCGATCGACACCGGCGCACTCCGTTCGGCAAAGGTCAAGATCTCACTGACCTGCACCGGCAACGGCAACCCGTAACATTCCAAGATATTATAGTCCGACTTTGCCACCACCTGAAGGGTGGAAATATTCGACCGTGTGGACAAACTGTACCGTCCGGAACCTTTCCGACCAATGGAACCGGCCAGTGGAGGACCGCCTCCCTTGCGAAGAccgacgccgccgccgccggtaGAAAAGAGCGACCCGCCGAGGGATTGGCGCGAACGCGAAACCGAGCTGTTTTTCGACGGACCGAACAGCGTTCCGAAGGATTTGTCCATTTTAGCGGGCGGCGAATCACGGCACTGGAGCGAAACGACCGGAAAATACGAATATTCGACACGATTTTCACTAATTTTACGCAAAATTACGGAGCCGCACGATTTTGCGAAACTTTTGTTGTTTGTGCGGTGTTTGACGTTTAAATGTTGTTTTGGATTGGCGCTTCTTTTGAGGTTAGGAAATTTGTATGCCGACTGGCAGACTGCACGCTCATTCAGTGTTGggcagatttttgttgaaattatttACTCCGAATGATAATTTGCactcattgtaaataaattattaacacttgtagccccaacggggtcaaaaaagttggaaatgcattttcacAGGCTCATACAACcatcggaaaaaaagttgaaaatgttttattataacttAAGGTAGACGCATCTTttttggatctaccttgttggaggtgattcttgacattcttccggatcgaatgcaataagaataatccaaatcggttgagttttcgccgagatacagccggatgaagttgcatttccaacttttttgacccccttggtgcttcgcgtaagttttgaccctgttggtgctacaagtgttaaactGATTTGAACAAGttccaatgaaaaaaaatatatatatatatatctgaaattatttacaaaatttgtaacaaacattttttaatttttttgcaaattatgttTCTGCGGAGAAAACATTTTGCGTGCAAAGCTTTCGCTTGCCTCTGGTGGCCAGCACTGTTTAGCTTTTTAGTACATATTGCTAATTTTTTTATAGCTTCACACAACGAGCTTTTTAGCCATTGACGGCTCGAGACAAAAACTTTTGCGGTGTTTTACATACCTttcactgcccatgatcgcataaatgtcccatatctagtcccatatgcattttcatcgtttttgagtaattaatgatgcagtttggttcaaactcgtgtgctctttcagaaaagcctttaacatccagtactttgttctagaattcaggaggaaatccagttttttttcacgaaaacttaacacgtagcctcacgcagaaaaataaggcataattgaatcaacaaaacgttttgttgatttgaaaatcatgatttttgttgaatcaacgctaaacgtcaaagcagctttttcaaaacaacaaaagacttttgtggaattgagaaaatcaaggtttgtttcaacgcaaaatcggcgttgattatattcaacaaaaaaattgttgattcaaacctcgtacaggctgattctacaaaagaTTTTTCTGCGTGCTTATGTGtgagacaaacttcaaatgcgttttcctCAGCttcctgtttttgcatatgggacatttatgcgaacatgtgCAGTTTAGGCGCTATCGGTTTCACCAGAACAAGCTCCAAGATAGGGCGCGATCCAATTTCCcaacataattttaataatttccagATATCCTTCGGAcgatcgagtctgaactgtaaatatttgaaaatattcaagtcGTTAGCTTGGCATACACTGTATGTCTGTTTCCAACACATGGCTCTCTCGACAAAATCCTTCTCGCGGTTTCTCTCTTGGCGCGCAACCATCGACTACAGACACCCTCTCTCACGCAGAGTTTCACACGTGCTTGTGAAACGACTGGTACGCCTGGGGGACTACGACGGCCATGCGTACGCCAAACCGCAAGTTCGGTTAATTTGTACTGCCTCACCTTACAAGCCCTTTCCCACTTATGTCGTTCGAAAAACTGTCGAGAGGATCATAACATAGAATTCGTTCAATCGTGAAACGCAAAATCATCTGAAAGAGGTAATCGAAATGAGTGAATCCTTACAAGATGCCATTGTACTCGtttatacgaaaaaaaaaaaaaaataccctaaGGTTCTATGCTGCTACTTCCTTCGGGTTTTTCCGAATTGTGTTCTGTGCGTATCGGGAATTTCAATCACGCCGACTGGAAGTAGAGGAAGTTTAACCCTCACGAAATTGGAGGAAATCCTTACAAGTTGTGTTTGAACTTCTTGGGAAGACAAAATGCACCTTGCAAGAAGCACAACTACTGCGAGGCGGCGATGGAATGTCGACAAGGGGGCTATCGAATATCGGAGAAACCGCATCGAAGCCGAGTTGCGGACCAGTTTATTAGTGGTTTCTTCACGTTCAGTTGTTCAACGGCACTCCTCGGTGTAACATCGTGTTTCTGGAGTTCGGTCCCGGATTACTTGGGTGGTGAAAAGATTATTTTGGAGGACTTTACTATTTTTTGTGGTTCTTTGTTATAACTATGCACTAATGCGAGTTAATCTACCTAGTGAAAGTAAGTGAATGTTGAAATGATGTAGATCTTGACGATTTCAATCAATAACTTCAAGGGCTTCCTCAATAAAATCCTTCGGATATCTAACTCAACTCTCCACAGGAATGACCGACGAAAGGACACCGTTGACGCTGGGACCGCCCCCGCCGTTGGACACGGACAGCGGATCGTCCTACGTTCACCAGCACAAGGGTTACGAAACTTTGCGGGAGCGCCAGGTTAAGACCTTCCAGTGTTGGATCTGCTCCGCCATTTTGTAAGATCCGAAAAAGTGGTTCTCTATAAGACGGGTTTcagtagagtttttttttcttccagggGAGCCTTCGTGATCGGAATTATCATAAGCCTCAGTTACATAATTCTGGGCGACGCAAGAAAAGGAGCGGCCAACGTTACGAACACTACCGAGTCGGCGAATTTCCCGGATTTGTTTAATCTGATTAGCTTTCCGCTTGCCGGTACGTAGAATTTTCTTCACTCTTTACATGACTTGCTCAATGTTCTCTTTCAGACGAATCGATTCCGACTTGGGACGGACCGGATGTGAGCGATGAAGATGCGGCGGCGGCAATATCCGAAGGAGAGAAAGCCTTGGGCGATAAGGAACTGCTGGAGGAAGCGTTGACGGCTCCACCGGTCAATTCTCCGACCTACCGACATCAGCGTGCTGTGAGTACCTCGTTGGCCGCGCGTTTGGTGTCCAAGTTGGGCTACGTCGAGAACAAGGCGACCAAGGCGATCGCCCGAAAGTTCAACATGAACAAGCGACACCGTCGTTGGAGTATCGGAAAGGGTCTGGCACTTAAGCTTCCTCGCGTGAACGAAACTCAGGTGTGTGACTTCAACGCGCGATACAGGACTAACAACGGCACTTGTAATAACCGAAAGCAACCGTATTCTTACGGAGTGGCATTGATCCCCTTCCGTCGTCAGCTGACCCCGGACTACGGTGACGGTGTTTCGAGTCCACGAGAATCGGTTGATAGGAAAGCATTGCCTAGTGCACGGCAGGTTTCAATAGAGTTGCATCGTCCCTCGTACCACAACGATCCGAACTTCTCGGTAATGCTTGCTGTTTGGGGTCAATTCTTGGATCACGACATCACGTCTACTGCGTTGAATCAGGGAGTTGGCGGCAAGGCGATCGAATGTTGCGATCCAGGTCAACCTCAACATCCGGAGTGCTACCCGGTCAAGCTTGGACCGGGAGATCCTTACTTCCACGAATATAACTTGACATGTATGAACTTTGTTCGGTCTATACCGGCAAGTACGGGTCATTTGGGACCGCGTCAGCAGTTGAACCAAGCCACGGCTTATATCGATGGATCGGTCGTGTACGGTTCGGACGACGCCAAAGTTAAGCGGCTGAGATCAGGCATAGATGGACGCTTGCGCATGTTAACCACCCCAGACAATCGAGAACTGCTACCACAATCTACTGATCCCAATGATGGCTGTAACGAAGCGAGCATGAACGCAGCCGGCAAGTATTGCTTCGAGTCTGGAGACGATCGTTCGAACGAAAATCTTCATCTGACCTCGATGCACTTGATCTGGGCAAGACACCACAATAATTTGACCGGGGAGCTCAAGAAGGTCAATCCGGAGTGGGACGACGAGCGGTTGTTCCAGGAAGCGCGACGAATCTTGGCTGCCCAGATGCAGCATATAACCTACAGTGAATTTGTTCCCGTTATCATCGGAGCTAACAACAGTGACCAAATGGGTATTTCGCCGACTCCGGACAGCGATCGCGACACTTACAACTCTTCGGTAGATGCCTCTATCGCCAACATATTCGCGGCAGCGGCCTTCCGTTTTGCTCACACGTTGCTTCCGGTAAGTCATGCTCATTCAGAGGTAGATCTGTGATCTCAACATGCCAAGTTTCTTTCCAGACCCTGATGAAACAAACACGCGATCCGACGAGTTCTGCATCCGGAATCGAGCTGCATAAAATGTTGTTCAACCCGTACTCCTTGTACGGGTCAACCGGTTTGGACGACGCGATCGGTGGGGCGATGAGTACCCCGCTGGGCAAGTACGATCAATTCTTTACCACCGAGTTGACCGAACGACTGTTTGAAAAGTCCGAAGATCTGCTGCATGATCGACCTTGCGGACTGGATTTGGTATCGTTGAACATCCAACGTGGTCGCGATCACGGACTGCCCTCGTACCCTCACTGGAGAAAGCACTGTCGATTGCCCCCGGTTGATACCTGGGCCCAAATGGCTGACGCCGTCGATCCGGGATCGCTCGAGCAAATGAAGAAGATGTACGCAGAACCGGAAAATGTGGACGTCTATTCGGGAGCACTGAGCGAACCTCCCGTAAAAGGGGGAGTCGTTGGACCGCTGATCACGTGCCTTCTCGGGGATCAGTTCGTTCGCTTGAAGCAGGGAGATTCGTTCTGGTACGAGCGCCGACGAGGACCGCAGCGATTCACTAGAGGTAAGCGTAAATTTCTACCCTACCCAAGTAAAACTACAACGTTTCCCACCCTCTTCCAGACCAACTGCAGCAAATCTACAATACGAAACTGTCCAGCATCATCTGCCGCAACTCGGATGCCATCAGCCATTCCCCGGTGGATCTTATGCGAAAGGTTGACCGTAATCAAAATCCGGAACGGCCATGCTCCGAGCTGGACACGTTCGACTTTGGAGCGTTCCGTGAGAGGAAGAAGGATTTGACAGGGCGGGTTAAGGTGGCCACCGCTAAAGTTGGAGTGCTGGTGATACAGACCTCGTCGACGTCCACCGAAGCCAGCGTGGGAACAAGTGCGACGGAGCCTTCAACGACATCGACAACGGGGGCGGCCACAACTACCACTACAACGGCTTCGGTGCCAGCCACTTGAAGGGTTTCGCGCGGCGATCGATAGCTAAGAGTTTTAAAATGTGGGCCTTTTTTGGCCAAGTGAAATCGTAACAGTGGGGGGAACAATTGTGTAGAATAAAATTAAACGGTTTTTACAAACGAAAAATTGGCCTGGACTAATTTCAGGCAGTTTGCAACATCATCACCCATCAGTATGCATTTGTGTGAGGCGTAAATCATATGGAAACGTTTCGACAAGGGTTGTCATTATCGACGGCGGCCCCAGCTCCAGCCGAAAGTGTATTAATTATTCACGAGTTATTCGATCGTTACAAACAAGCATTTCCCATAAGTAGGTGGTGTCCTTGGGCTCGGGACATCGATTGGATTgatttgtttaatattttttcacggTCACCACCCGTGAGACAAATGGCCATGTCTAGCCGATGCTTGTCGCTTAGTGATTGAAAGTGAAAAGGTGGACCAATTTAGTCCATAAATGATGCTTTTTGATCGCTTGTGAATGGGAAGTAGATTATGGGTTTTACCGCcttcttctgtttttttcttcataatacagagaaacctatttttacgcggtggcgttacgctgtATTTTTCGTAGgtttctcttaaaccatacaatagttttgcatgcttcaaaaagcgttttgtagatccaaacaaaacctacaaattgcatttgaaacattgcaaaaatgtcacgtcgttccagagaaatcgactaattagaaaaacgtaacgcaccgcgtaaaaagaggtttcactgtagaAGTTTTCTTTTAGGGGGAAAGGGGGTAATATgtaccccctgcttttctcggtattgggaagaattttccgggaaaaaacatagaaattggaagcatAAGATTGCAAAACCAAGCTGCAAAAATTGGAGCATCGTTATAATACAAACAGCTTAAGTTacttgaaaaactttaaaatgttgcgttttgatctaatttttattgaactttcaatatgatttttggacaatattaaaagcatttattgatattgtaagtattgatttatatagtttttgccataatcttcattattctatagacagacgagtccaaaaacataaaaaaaatctgcaaaaaggggcaaaatgcaccgctgtaaTGCTCCTTTGTAAagacagcggtgtcatctagtggtgactagttaAAACTGctttaaccctttcgagcctgatgggCCATATATaacccaaatatcaaaatttccaaaactagtctataattttcgtatggtcataagaatcattttcccaataacaatattttttttaaaattcaggcCTCAAAGGGttaacccggtgcattttgccccgctgTTGTAGTGTATTATGCCCCAATGTTTGCCACTCATCGTTTTTTGAAATgacaaatgaatcaaaaatatttttagaattttgttctCGAATAATTTTGtggtttttaagctttttttcacatgaatgacgaagaataatagtatTAGaatatcgaacaaaattcttccacagaaatcacagttttcccttagggggtgcatattacctcCGCTCTCCCTAATTGTTTTGAAGagtatattttaattttgcagATATCAATTTAATCCTCATCAATAAAGAACATGAAGCAGTTACGAAATATCTACTTTACAAATGTGCCACAAATTTTCTGTTGATTTTTATAttatacaagccttacccgacaaacttcgttctgccttttttcgtttgttgacgttttttgcctttttgcttattcagcctcctgtgatcaaaatttgagttcACGTTAATTTTCCCTTACAATCTGTAGATGctctggaaccggtcccagagTGGCAAAGTGGCTATTTTTTAGGataaccttccttgggcttacacgaacctaacgcaacaaaaagcgccTCGATCCGACATTCCGTgttcaactgattcgcgttcgaacaaaaccatcgatttttttatatatatatagaagatttATATAATTCAAGCACCATTATTTGagcctcgtgacggaggggtgatacgaccccttccattttaaaactttcgaaaaaagacgtgtttttcaataattaggGAAAAATTGGTGACAAAAGGACTTGAGACCTAAACCTAGAGAAAAGGGCGGAATTTATTTATATTCTATGTTTATAAATTCTAATaattttatgacaaaaatatgtattttgctattcCTTATGTTCCCGGTCTTTTCGAGCCTGTAatagaaaaatcttttta
Encoded here:
- the LOC6037487 gene encoding myeloperoxidase is translated as MRVNLPSERMTDERTPLTLGPPPPLDTDSGSSYVHQHKGYETLRERQVKTFQCWICSAILGAFVIGIIISLSYIILGDARKGAANVTNTTESANFPDLFNLISFPLADESIPTWDGPDVSDEDAAAAISEGEKALGDKELLEEALTAPPVNSPTYRHQRAVSTSLAARLVSKLGYVENKATKAIARKFNMNKRHRRWSIGKGLALKLPRVNETQVCDFNARYRTNNGTCNNRKQPYSYGVALIPFRRQLTPDYGDGVSSPRESVDRKALPSARQVSIELHRPSYHNDPNFSVMLAVWGQFLDHDITSTALNQGVGGKAIECCDPGQPQHPECYPVKLGPGDPYFHEYNLTCMNFVRSIPASTGHLGPRQQLNQATAYIDGSVVYGSDDAKVKRLRSGIDGRLRMLTTPDNRELLPQSTDPNDGCNEASMNAAGKYCFESGDDRSNENLHLTSMHLIWARHHNNLTGELKKVNPEWDDERLFQEARRILAAQMQHITYSEFVPVIIGANNSDQMGISPTPDSDRDTYNSSVDASIANIFAAAAFRFAHTLLPTLMKQTRDPTSSASGIELHKMLFNPYSLYGSTGLDDAIGGAMSTPLGKYDQFFTTELTERLFEKSEDLLHDRPCGLDLVSLNIQRGRDHGLPSYPHWRKHCRLPPVDTWAQMADAVDPGSLEQMKKMYAEPENVDVYSGALSEPPVKGGVVGPLITCLLGDQFVRLKQGDSFWYERRRGPQRFTRDQLQQIYNTKLSSIICRNSDAISHSPVDLMRKVDRNQNPERPCSELDTFDFGAFRERKKDLTGRVKVATAKVGVLVIQTSSTSTEASVGTSATEPSTTSTTGAATTTTTTASVPAT